A single genomic interval of Lathyrus oleraceus cultivar Zhongwan6 chromosome 7, CAAS_Psat_ZW6_1.0, whole genome shotgun sequence harbors:
- the LOC127101557 gene encoding DNA damage-binding protein 1a: MSTWNYVVTAHKPTNVTHSCVGNFTSPQDLNLIVAKCTRIEIHLLTAHGLQSILDVPLYGRIATLELFRPHGEAQDFLFIATERYKFCVLQWDTETSELVTRSMGDVSDRIGRPTDNGQIGIIDPDCRLIGLHLYDGLFKVIPFDNKGQLKEAFNIRLEELQVLDIKFLYGCPKPTIVVLYQDNKDARHVKTYEVALKDKDFVEGPWSHNNLDNGADLLIPVPSPLCGVLIIGEETIVYCSADGFKAIPIRPSITKAYGRVDPDGSRYLLGDHTGSLSLLVITHEKEKVTALKIEPLGETSIASTISYLDNAFVYIGSSYGDSQLIKLNLQPDAKGCYVEVLERYVNLGPIVDFCVVDLERQGQGQVVTCSGAYKDGSLRVVRNGIGINEQASVELQGIKGMWSLRSSTDDPFDTFLVVSFISETRILAMNLEDELEETEIEGFCSQVQTLFCHDAIHNQLVQVTSNSARLVSSTTRELLNEWNAPSGFSVNVATANATQVLLATGGGHLVYLEIGEGVLQEVKHAQLEYEISCLDINPIGENPNQSHLAAVGMWTDISVRLFSLPDLNLITKEHLGGEIIPRSVLLCAFEGISYLLCALGDGHLLNFMLNTSTGELTDRKKVSLGTQPITLRTFSSKNTTHVFAASDRPTVIYSSNKKLLYSNVNLKEVSHMCPFNSAAFPDSLAIAKEGELTIGTIDDIQKLHIRSIPLGEHARRICHQEQTRTFAICSLKYNSASAEESEMHFVRLLDDQTFDFISVYSLDTYEYGCFIISCSFSDDNNVYYCVGTAYVLPEENEPTKGRILVFSVEEGKLQLIAEKETKGAVYCLNAFNGKLLAAINQKIQLYKWVLREDGTHELQSECGHHGHILALYVQTRGDFIVVGDLMKSISLLMYKHEEGAIEERARDYNANWMSAVEILDDDIYLGAENSFNLFTVRKNSEGATDEERGRLEVAGEYHLGEFVNRFRHGSLVMRLPDSEVGQIPTVIFGTINGVIGVIASLPHEQYVFLEKLQSSLRKVIKGVGGLSHEQWRSFNNEKKTVEARNFLDGDLIESFLDLNRNKMDEISKAMDVSVEELAKRVEELTRLH; this comes from the exons ATGAGTACATGGAACTATGTTGTCACTGCTCACAAACCTACCAACGTTACTCACTCCTGCGTCGGAAATTTCACCAGTCCTCAAGACCTCAATCTCATCGTCGC GAAATGCACTCGCATCGAGATTCACTTGCTTACTGCTCATGGCTTGCAG TCTATATTGGATGTGCCATTATATGGAAGAATTGCTACACTTGAGCTTTTTCGCCCTCAT GGTGAAGCACAGGATTTTCTGTTTATTGCTACTGAAAGATACAAATTCTGTGTTCTTCAATGGGATACCGAGACTTCTGAGCTTGTTACACG ATCAATGGGGGATGTTTCTGATCGTATAGGACGACCAACGGATAATGGTCAG ATTGGCATTATAGACCCTGATTGTAGGTTGATTGGACTCCACTTGTATGACGGTTTGTTTAAA GTTATTCCATTTGACAATAAAGGACAGCTCAAGGAAGCTTTTAATATCAG GCTTGAGGAGCTCCAAGTTTTGGACATCAAATTTCTGTATGGTTGTCCAAAGCCTACTATTGTGGTTCTTTACCAG GATAACAAAGACGCCCGTCATGTTAAAACATACGAGGTTGCTCTGAAGGATAAAGACTTTGTTGAGGGTCCGTGGTCACACAACAATCTTGATAATGGGGCTGATTTATTGATACCGGTTCCCTCGCCTCTTTGTGGCGTGCTTATTATCGGAGAAGAAACCATAGTATACTGCAGTGCTGATGGCTTTAAAGCTATTCCAATCAGACCT TCAATTACAAAAGCCTATGGAAGAGTTGATCCTGATGGTTCTAGATACTTACTTGGTGACCATACAGGATCACTGAGTCTACTTGTTATAACCCATGAGAAAGAAAA GGTTACTGCTCTCAAAATAGAGCCCCTTGGGGAGACTTCCATTGCATCTACAATTTCATACCTTGATAATGCATTTGTCTATATTGGTTCAAGCTATGGAGATTCACAG CTCATAAAATTAAATCTACAACCTGATGCAAAAGGTTGTTATGTGGAAGTCTTGGAAAGGTATGTCAATTTGGGGCCCATTGTTGACTTTTGCGTGGTAGACCTTGAAAGGCAAGGCCAAGGTCAGGTTGTGACTTGTTCTGGAGCTTACAAGGATGGCTCTCTCCGTGTTGTTCGTAATGGAATAGGTATCAATGAACAG GCATCAGTAGAACTTCAAGGTATCAAAGGAATGTGGTCGCTAAGATCCTCAACTGATGATCCTTTTGACACTTTCCTGGTTGTAAGttttataagtgaaacaagaaTATTAGCAATGAATCTTGAGGATGAGCTGGAAGAAACTGAGATTGAGGGATTCTGTTCTCAAGTACAGACATTATTTTGCCATGATGCAATTCACAATCAACTTGTACAA GTCACATCGAACTCTGCAAGACTTGTCAGTTCCACAACTAGAGAGCTCCTGAATGAATGGAATGCACCATCAGGCTTTTCAGTAAATGTAGCTACTGCCAATGCTACCCAG GTTTTGTTGGCTACAGGCGGTGGGCACTTAGTTTACCTTGAAATTGGAGAAGGTGTATTACAGGAAGTAAAACATGCCCAACTGGAGTATGAAATCTCGTGCCTAGACATAAATCCCATTGGTGAAAACCCCAATCAGAGTCATCTAGCAGCAGTTGGAATGTGGACTGACATAAGTGTTAGACTTTTTTCTCTTCCTGACCTTAATCTCATCACAAAGGAGCATTTGGGCGGAGAGATAATACCTAGATCTGTTCTTCTCTGTGCTTTTGAAGGG ATATCTTACTTGCTATGTGCCCTTGGTGATGGTCATCTCTTAAACTTTATGTTGAACACAAGTACTGGTGAGTTAACAGATAGGAAAAAGGTCTCTCTTGGGACTCAACCTATTACTCTCCGGACTTTCTCATCCAAGAATACTACCCATGTATTTGCTGCATCTGACCGGCCAACTGTGATTTATAGTAGTAACAAAAAGTTACTCTATAGTAATGTAAATCTGAAGGAAGTGAGTCACATGTGCCCTTTCAACTCTGCTGCTTTTCCAGACAG TTTAGCAATCGCAAAGGAAGGTGAGCTTACTATTGGCACCATTGATGACATACAAAAACTCCATATTCGTTCTATTCCACTTGGGGAGCATGCACGAAGAATCTGCCACCAGGAGCAAACCAGGACGTTTGCTATTTGTAGTTTGAAGTACAATTCTGCAAGTGCTGAAGAATCTGAAATGCATTTTGTCCGCTTGCTGGATGACCAGACTTTTGACTTCATATCAGTTTATTCACTTGACACTTATGAGTATGGTTGCTTTATAATTAGCTGCTCCTTCTCAGATGATAATAACGTGTATTACTGTGTTGGAACTGCATATGTATTGCCAGAGGAAAATGAGCCAACCAAG GGAAGGATTCTTGTGTTTTCAGTTGAAGAGGGAAAGCTACAACTAATTGCCGAAAAAGAAACAAAAGGAGCTGTTTACTGCTTGAATGCGTTTAATGGTAAATTGCTTGCTGCTATTAATCAAAAGATTCAGCTGTACAAGTGGGTGCTCCGGGAAGATGGCACTCACGAATTACAGTCTGAATGTGGACACCATGGGCACATACTGGCTTTATATGTGCAAACCAGAGGAGATTTTATCGTAGTTGGTGATCTGATGAAGTCAATCTCATTGTTAATGTATAAG CATGAAGAAGGTGCTATTGAGGAGAGAGCTCGGGACTATAATGCAAATTGGATGTCAGCTGTTGAAATCCTTGATGATGACATATACCTTGGTGCAGAAAATAGTTTCAATCTCTTCACTGTTCGGAAAAATAGCGAAGGCGCCACTGATGAAGAACGGGGCCGTCTTGAGGTGGCTGGTGAGTATCACCTTGGAGAATTTGTCAATCGATTCCGGCACGGCTCCCTTGTTATGCGATTGCCAGATTCCGAAGTAGGCCAGATTCCAACCGTTATATTTGGTACCATTAATGGTGTTATTGGGGTAATTGCCTCTCTTCCTCACGAGCAGTATGTTTTCTTAGAGAAGCTTCAGTCAAGCTTGAGGAAGGTGATTAAAGGTGTTGGAGGACTCAGCCATGAGCAATGGAGATCATTTAACAATGAGAAGAAAACTGTAGAAGCCAGAAATTTTTTGGACGGGGATTTAATTGAATCATTTCTTGATCTTAACCGCAACAAGATGGATGAGATTTCCAAGGCAATGGATGTTTCAGTAGAGGAGTTAGCCAAGAGAGTAGAAGAGTTGACAAGGTTGCACTGA